A single Vanacampus margaritifer isolate UIUO_Vmar chromosome 14, RoL_Vmar_1.0, whole genome shotgun sequence DNA region contains:
- the slc71a2a gene encoding hippocampus abundant transcript 1 protein isoform X1, whose product MAGEPPAGTGRVVLVKKIIMKDGTALQQGIGRPSVYHAVVVIFLEFFAWGLLTTPMLTVLHETFPQHTFLMNGLIQGVKGLLSFMSAPLIGALSDVWGRRSFLLVTVFFTCAPIPLMRLSPWWYFAMISMSGAFSVTFSVIFAYVADVTDERERSTAYGLVSATFAASLVTSPAIGAYLSAWYGDNLVVLVATLIALVDICFILLAVPESLPDKMRLNTWGAPISWEQADPFASLRKVGQDPTVLLICITVFLSYLPEAGQYSSFFLYLRQVVNFSSTTIAVFIGVVGILSIVAQTLVLTLLMRTLGNKNTVLLGLGFQILQLAWYGFGSEPWMMWAAGAVAAMSSITFPAVSALVSQSADPDKQGVAQGMITGIRGLCNGLGPALYGFIFFLFNVELNTMDPIQGDFDPLPLHSPTEQTLIPGPPFLLGACTVVVAFLVALFIPEKPSSTTLSSQLPLGDKPRPASKESLSSLAGIHINTPLPGSDEETPPTTSDEDFEPLLQDSIV is encoded by the exons ATGGCGGGGGAGCCGCCGGCGGGCACCGGCCGCGTGGTTCTTGTCAAGAAGATCATCATGAAGGACGGAACCGCG CTTCAACAGGGTATAGGCCGACCCAGTGTGTACCATGCAGTTGTGGTCATTTTCCTGGAGTTCTTCGCCTGGGGTTTGCTGACTACACCAATGCTCACG GTGTTACATGAAACCTTTCCACAGCACACGTTCCTTATGAATGGACTCATTCAAGGCGTGaag GGTCTTTTGTCGTTCATGTCTGCCCCTCTGATTGGTGCGTTGTCAGACGTGTGGGGGAGGCGCTCATTCCTTTTGGTCACTGTCTTCTTTACCTGCGCCCCAATACCCCTTATGAGACTCAGCCCCTG GTGGTACTTTGCCATGATCTCCATGTCAGGTGCGTTCTCTGTCACCTTCTCTGTCATCTTTGCCTATGTTGCAGATGTGACAGATGAAAGAGAGAGGAGTACAGCTTATGGTCTG GTGTCTGCTACGTTCGCAGCTAGCCTGGTCACCAGCCCGGCAATCGGGGCGTATTTGTCAGCATGGTATGGAGACAACCTGGTTGTTCTGGTGGCTACACTGATTGCCCTCGTCGACATTTGTTTCATCCTGCTTGCTGTGCCCGAGTCTCTGCCGGACAAAATGAGGCTCAACACCTGGGGAGCGCCGATATCTTGGGAGCAAGCTGACCCCTTCGCT TCTCTGAGGAAGGTGGGTCAGGACCCCACAGTCCTACTCATTTGTATCACGGTGTTCCTCTCATACTTACCAGAGGCTGGACAGTACTCCAGCTTCTTCCTCTACCTGCGTCAG GTCGTCAATTTCTCCTCTACAACAATTGCAGTTTTTATTGGAGTTGTAGGAATTCTGTCCATTGTtgcacag ACTCTTGTCCTCACACTTCTAATGAGGACTCTGGGTAATAAAAACACTGTACTGTTGGGTCTGGGCTTCCAGATTCTTCAGCTGGCCTGGTATGGCTTTGGATCAGAGCCTTG GATGATGTGGGCAGCTGGTGCTGTTGCAGCCATGTCCTCCATAACCTTCCCTGCCGTCTCAGCTCTGGTGTCGCAGTCTGCTGATCCTGATAAACAAG GAGTGGCTCAGGGAATGATAACAGGGATCCGAGGTCTGTGTAATGGTTTAGGTCCAGCTCTGTATGGGTTTATCTTTTTCCTCTTCAACGTGGAGCTCAACACCATGGACCCCATCCAGGGAGACTTTGACCCCCTGCCTCTTCACAGTCCCACTGAg CAAACACTCATCCCTGGCCCCCCTTTCCTCTTGGGGGCATGTACCGTGGTTGTCGCCTTCCTCGTTGCTCTCTTCATCCCAGAGAAACCATCCTCCACCACTTTATCCTCTCAGCTGCCTCTCGGTGACAAGCCCCGCCCAGCGAGCAAAGAGTCGCTGTCCTCACTGGCAGGCATCCACATTAACACACCTCTCCCAGGCAGTGATGAAGAAACTCCTCCCACCACCAGTGATGAGGATTTTGAGCCTCTGCTGCAGGACAGTATCGTTTGA
- the slc71a2a gene encoding hippocampus abundant transcript 1 protein isoform X2: MAGEPPAGTGRVVLVKKIIMKDGTALQQGIGRPSVYHAVVVIFLEFFAWGLLTTPMLTVLHETFPQHTFLMNGLIQGVKGLLSFMSAPLIGALSDVWGRRSFLLVTVFFTCAPIPLMRLSPWWYFAMISMSGAFSVTFSVIFAYVADVTDERERSTAYGLVSATFAASLVTSPAIGAYLSAWYGDNLVVLVATLIALVDICFILLAVPESLPDKMRLNTWGAPISWEQADPFASLRKVGQDPTVLLICITVFLSYLPEAGQYSSFFLYLRQVVNFSSTTIAVFIGVVGILSIVAQTLVLTLLMRTLGNKNTVLLGLGFQILQLAWYGFGSEPWMMWAAGAVAAMSSITFPAVSALVSQSADPDKQGVAQGMITGIRGLCNGLGPALYGFIFFLFNVELNTMDPIQGDFDPLPLHSPTEQTLIPGPPFLLGACTVVVAFLVALFIPEKPSSTTLSSQLPLGSDEETPPTTSDEDFEPLLQDSIV, translated from the exons ATGGCGGGGGAGCCGCCGGCGGGCACCGGCCGCGTGGTTCTTGTCAAGAAGATCATCATGAAGGACGGAACCGCG CTTCAACAGGGTATAGGCCGACCCAGTGTGTACCATGCAGTTGTGGTCATTTTCCTGGAGTTCTTCGCCTGGGGTTTGCTGACTACACCAATGCTCACG GTGTTACATGAAACCTTTCCACAGCACACGTTCCTTATGAATGGACTCATTCAAGGCGTGaag GGTCTTTTGTCGTTCATGTCTGCCCCTCTGATTGGTGCGTTGTCAGACGTGTGGGGGAGGCGCTCATTCCTTTTGGTCACTGTCTTCTTTACCTGCGCCCCAATACCCCTTATGAGACTCAGCCCCTG GTGGTACTTTGCCATGATCTCCATGTCAGGTGCGTTCTCTGTCACCTTCTCTGTCATCTTTGCCTATGTTGCAGATGTGACAGATGAAAGAGAGAGGAGTACAGCTTATGGTCTG GTGTCTGCTACGTTCGCAGCTAGCCTGGTCACCAGCCCGGCAATCGGGGCGTATTTGTCAGCATGGTATGGAGACAACCTGGTTGTTCTGGTGGCTACACTGATTGCCCTCGTCGACATTTGTTTCATCCTGCTTGCTGTGCCCGAGTCTCTGCCGGACAAAATGAGGCTCAACACCTGGGGAGCGCCGATATCTTGGGAGCAAGCTGACCCCTTCGCT TCTCTGAGGAAGGTGGGTCAGGACCCCACAGTCCTACTCATTTGTATCACGGTGTTCCTCTCATACTTACCAGAGGCTGGACAGTACTCCAGCTTCTTCCTCTACCTGCGTCAG GTCGTCAATTTCTCCTCTACAACAATTGCAGTTTTTATTGGAGTTGTAGGAATTCTGTCCATTGTtgcacag ACTCTTGTCCTCACACTTCTAATGAGGACTCTGGGTAATAAAAACACTGTACTGTTGGGTCTGGGCTTCCAGATTCTTCAGCTGGCCTGGTATGGCTTTGGATCAGAGCCTTG GATGATGTGGGCAGCTGGTGCTGTTGCAGCCATGTCCTCCATAACCTTCCCTGCCGTCTCAGCTCTGGTGTCGCAGTCTGCTGATCCTGATAAACAAG GAGTGGCTCAGGGAATGATAACAGGGATCCGAGGTCTGTGTAATGGTTTAGGTCCAGCTCTGTATGGGTTTATCTTTTTCCTCTTCAACGTGGAGCTCAACACCATGGACCCCATCCAGGGAGACTTTGACCCCCTGCCTCTTCACAGTCCCACTGAg CAAACACTCATCCCTGGCCCCCCTTTCCTCTTGGGGGCATGTACCGTGGTTGTCGCCTTCCTCGTTGCTCTCTTCATCCCAGAGAAACCATCCTCCACCACTTTATCCTCTCAGCTGCCTCTCG GCAGTGATGAAGAAACTCCTCCCACCACCAGTGATGAGGATTTTGAGCCTCTGCTGCAGGACAGTATCGTTTGA
- the LOC144034211 gene encoding uncharacterized protein LOC144034211, which produces MRQSLHNVSVRIVIYQISQHSAVHYDEDGAFTDTDNFQFQTKDFDREPMCVTRIWAVTDGDTLAVFNLITFSPDDVTWEEIPQSGDVPPARQGHTLCVVKGKVYVFGGVSNPKAAECLPGMFNFDIVSLTWDCLTVGSVTLRTLGHSSIAVKDNIYVYGGTLGGTPTDDLMVFNTVSYTWTPVKTSGSSPPAMFGQGFGLVGDQLFMFGGYGASREFCKDLHVLNIENLVWQKWESKGEFPAACSGHTLTAHHDKDIYLFGGKITNDDHTVISSNEIHKFSIAKMKWKVPLYVGLPPARRNGHTAFIVHSHLYIFGGKNEEQEFNDLKVMKLVNPSERQPVMKEILSEFGLQAISHSFTPTKIPNVRYDVSEFSPANQSKSTTHGQIFVHRDFSAVRDKAMSMIQTAFTLLEQEFQKMDQEKKELSKSAAALQIAREDHEALKQQHKQELQEMLDRHRSQNEAWLRARAEENDRERRELCRLREEVLQDQDRLKEEHSSIQKRSEHLLSIMQQFKGM; this is translated from the exons ATGAGACAATCTCTCCACAACGTCTCAGTGCGGATAGTTATCTATCAGATCAGTCAGCACTCAGCAGTTCACTACGATGAGGATGGCGCATTCACGGACACAGACAA TTTCCAGTTTCAAACGAAAGATTTCGATCGTGAACCAATGTGTGTCACGCGCATTTG GGCAGTAACAGACGGAGACACACTGGCGGTCTTTAATCTGATCACGT TTTCTCCAGATGATGTAACATGGGAGGAGATTCCTCAGAGTGGAGACGTACCCCCAGCCAGACAAGGGCACACTCTCTG TGTTGTTAAAGGGAAGGTGTATGTGTTTGGAGGAGTTTCAAATCCCAAGGCTGCTGAATGTCTCCCAGGAATGTTCAATTTTGACATAG TGTCTCTGACCTGGGATTGCCTAACAGTCGGAAGTGTGACACTCCGAACCCTGGGACACAGCTCTATTGCCGTCAAAGATAACATCTATGTATATGGAGGAACTCTCGGGGGTACACCAACTGATGACCTCATGGTCTTCAACACAG TGTCTTATACCTGGACACCAGTTAAGACAAGCGGTTCATCACCTCCTGCCAT gttTGGACAGGGTTTTGGTCTGGTTGGTGACCAGCTTTTCATGTTTGGGGGTTATGGAGCCAGTAGAGAATTCTGTAAGGACCTTCATGTCCTTAATATTG aaaatctGGTATGGCAGAAATGGGAGTCAAAGGGAGAGTTTCCTGCTGCGTGCAGTGGACATACCTTGACTGCACACCATGACAAA GATATTTACCTGTTTGGAGGCAAAATCACTAATGATGACCACACAGTTATATCATCTAATGAGATTCACAAATTCAGTATTG CCAAGATGAAGTGGAAAGTCCCTTTGTATGTTGGCCTTCCTCCAGCCCGACGAAATGGACACACTGCCTTTATCGTTCACAGCCAT TTGTACATATTTGGAGGAAAGAATGAAGAACAAGAATTTAATGACCTGAAAGTGATGAAACTTGTCAACCCCTCAGAGAGGCAACCAG TTATGAAGGAGATTCTGTCTGAGTTTGGTCTTCAAGCAATCAGTCACAG TTTTACTCCCACAAAAATTCCCAATGTTCGCTACGATGTGAGTGAATTTTCTCCAGCCAACCAGTCCAAGAGTACAACACATGGACAG ATATTTGTCCACAGAGACTTCAGTGCAGTACGAGACAAGGCCATGTCAATGATCCAGACAGCATTCACTCTACTGGAACAGGAGTTCCAGAAAATGGATCA AGAGAAGAAAGAGTTGTCAAAATCTGCTGCTGCTCTGCAAATAGCGAGAGAAGACCATGAGGCCCTGAAGCAACAACACAAACAG gAGCTGCAGGAGATGCTGGACAGACATCGTTCTCAAAATGAGGCATGGCTTCGAGCCAGAGCTGAGGAGAATGACCGAGAAAGGAGGGAGCTCTGCAGACTGAGG GAGGAGGTGCTGCAAGATCAAGACAGACTGAAGGAGGAACACAGCAGCATCCAGAAACGTAGTGAACATCTTCTCTCAATTATGCAGCAGTTTAAAGGGATGTAA